The Salinigranum halophilum genomic sequence CCGGCCTCACGAGCCCGGGAAAGCTGCATGAGGACGTTAGAGTCGGCGAGTTTGTCGATTTCGTCAAGGATGAGAAGAACGGAATCGAGATATGTATCGAGAATTCGCCAGATGTGCTGGTAGTATTCCATCGTTCCCACCCCGCGGAGAGGAATGCGCTGCTCGTACGGAGTCTCTTGTTTGAGTGTTGTCGCAATCTGTCGCGTGACGCGTGTTTCGGTGTCTGCCTCGGAACAGTCGATATACACGACTGTACACTCGACACTGTTAGAATGGGCAGCGGTGCGTGCTCGATTGGCAACGTGACGAGAGACGAGACTCTTCCCAGTGCCGGTCTTCCCGTAAATCATCACGTTGTTCGGAGGGTCGTCTCGAACCACGGCACCGATTTCCTGGGCGACGGATTCGATTTCCGTGTCTCGACCGACGATCCGATTTTCTTCCGGGACGTGGCCCACGTGGAGGAGCTCTTTTCGGGCGAAGATCGGATCTTGGTCCGCGAAGAGTGGGTCGACCCCTGAATCCGAATCCTCGTTCGACATACTCGGTATGCTACACGGACACTTAATAACGTTGTGGCACCTGACTCCAACTGATATATCGGCCGTAAGAATGGTGAGAACGCCGGAATCCACCATCTGGTTGTTCTTATCTCATTTACCTCACTCATACTGAATACTAGTCTAGAATCTAGTACACCCCCCCACCCCTCGTTCAGACTGAAAAGGACTCACGACAATACCTAGACTCTCAGTCAGACACACCCCTCATTCAGACTGAAAAACGAGTGAATTCAGACGAGAGAACGCCCGATAAAGCCGAAATTAGATTCTGGACGTTTTAATTCGACGACCTCCATCACGGGTTTGAGTTCGTTCTTATTCTGATTAGGTGGTCACTCTCAAATTCATTAGCGGTTTTCAGTCTGAACGAGGGGTGGGGGGGTTCACCGTCTCTTTCCGTTCCGATTGATCGAGAGGGAGAGGCCATTATCTATCTGATCGTTCAAATCTTACAAACAGCTTACTCGTGCTCTGTTGAATAGCGGTCTGGCCGGGACGGTCGGAATTTGATTCGGCTTGTCAGCCGATGACACTAGTGGTCTCAAGATCGGAGTCGCTTTACCGTGGCTCAGAGTCCGCTATTCAACACGGCAGCACTAACCTAGTTTGTGTGAACACACCCCTATCGATTTGTTCTAACCAATCGAAGTCGTTCGATTTGCTTCTGTTTACCTACTTAAACGGATGTCTTTAGTGTGGACTCGAACGGTCTCGATCTCCTCAACACAAGCCCTTAGACGCTATACTAAATCTGTTCGATATCAACGCAGTCTCCCGGAAATCGCTAAGATAATCGTTTAAGCAAGGGGAATTACGCCAGAGACCACGAACGGTGAGGCACCCGATTTGTTTCATCGGTCCAACACTCGTCCTGTGGTTCCCCTTCGTACGAGAACAAATCGATAGGGGTGAGGGGGTGGTTCCAGAGCCGGTCCCCACAAGGCAGCTCCAGTTGTCACTTGAATCCCTGCGTTCACAGCTTCACGTCGTATTCTGCGTTCACAGCTTCACGTCGTATTCTGCGTTCACAGCTTCACGTCGTATCTCAGAGGTAATCTTTCGCGTGAGTCAGCATCCCCATTAGACGTATTCGTTAGGAACAAGTCGATAGAGGTGAGATTCTCTGGCCGGTCAGTCGAAATCTACAGATAAGCAACGAGTGTCGCGGGACTTGACCTCGAGACGGTTCACGGTCTGATGCGTGCATTCGGAGAACGCGCGAACAGCGGACATCGTGGTGTGTTCACCGGTGGGTTTATATACTCACTTGGGGGCCAGGACGGAGGTCGTGCGTCGGGAACACCACCGTGTCCGCCGTTCCGTGGGGTGGGCTACTCGAAGTCGTCGAGCGTCGCTGACACGGGCGGGTCGTCGACGTGTTCCTCGATGGAGTCGTGCATGCCGACGAGTTCGACCGTCTCGGCCATCGCCGAGAGGAGGAGTTCGACGTCCATGTCGAGGGCGTACTCGCGGTAGGTCCCCCCGCGACGCCCTTCGTTACGCTCGGTGACGCTCACGATGCCGAGCATCGCCAGTTCCGAGAGGTGGTCGCGCATCCGTCGCGGGACGAGCGGGTCGCGGTTGGCGAGTTCGGCAAAGCGGGTGTACCGAGGGCGCACGTCGCGCGAGCGGATGGGTGCTTCGCCCTCTAAATCGAGCGTCAACAGCGCGTAGAGGACGAGGTGACCGTGCTCGGTGAGCCCTGTGATGCCTTCCTTGATTCGACCGCGTTCGAGCGCTCGTCTTCCCCGTCGGACGTGTTCGGCCGTGACGCGTTCGGTGTCCTCGTCGCGGGCGAGGTCGCCCGCCTTCATCAGGAGGTCGATGGACTGTCTCGCGTCCCCCGCGTCCTTCGCGCCGTAGGCGGCACAGAGTGGGATGACCTCGTCGTCGAGGACGCCGTCGTGGAAGGCGACGTCGGCACGCTGTTGCAGGATAGCACGGAGGTTCGTGGCGTTGTACGCGGGGAAGTGGATCTCCTGTTCACACAGGGAGCTTTTCACCTTGGGCGAGAGGTCGTCGCGGAACGAGAAGTCGTTCGAGATGCCGATGAGACCGATCTTGGCCTCCGCGACCTTGTCGTTCGCACGAGCGCGCGGGAGCTGGTAGAGGATGCTGTCGTCGTCGATGTGGTCGATCTCGTCGAGCACGACGAGAACGGTCCCGCCGCAGTCGTCGAGTTCGTCCCAGAGCATCTCGTAGACGGCACCGAGGGGGTACCCCGTGGTCGAGATCTGGTTCGTCTCCGAGCGGAACTCGTTCACCAGGCGCGTCGCGACCTGGTACGACGAGGTGAGCCCGTCGCAGTTCGAGAACACGACCGTGAGGTCGATGTCGTCGTACTCCGCGACGTCGAGTTTCAGATGCTCGAGCAGGTACCGGGTCGCCGCCGTCTTCCCGACGCCCGTCTTGCCGTAGAGGAAGACGTTGTTCGGCTGTTCGCCGTTGATCACGGGCTGGAGCGCGCCCTGGTACGTTCGCAGTTCCTCGTCCCTCCCGACCAGCTCCTCGGGCTGGTAGTCCTCCCGAAGTGCGTCGCGGTCACGATAGATGTCGTGGTCCCGCTCGAAGAGGGCCATGAGTGACACTTTCGCGGTTTCTTTATAAAACCACCGTGTCCGCAGTGTCCGCTGTTCTTCGAGTATATAAAGAACGGGCGGGACACACCCCCTCCACTTTGTCCGCAGTAACGTCACGAGCGAGGGGGTGGGGGTGTGCGGAGACCTTGTCATGACACAAATGTTTAGTACCCCTCGCGTTGATGTGGTCCGTAGCCTCGACAAAGTAGTTTGTACGTACATCATTTTAGTTAAATTAATGACGGTGAGTAGTGAGTTCGGCACCCCCCACCCACCGTCGTGGAGCAAGAACAGCGGACATAGTGGTGTGAGTGTACCCTCCCCCATCTTCGGGACGCCGTCCCGACTCGACGGATGAGGTCCCGCTGCGTCCACCTCCCACGACCTGCCCGTCCCGTCTCCACCACCTCGCCGATTCGTCTCCACCCCTCCCAATTCGTCCCGCAGCACTCGTCCACCACCGACTCACTCACACGACCGGCCGTGACCACCGACAGTCGACCCTCAGACGCCGAAGAACAGCGGACATCGTGGGGTCCCAGGGCACCGAATCCAGTCGGGGACGCCGCGACTGCGGCCCGGGTAGCATCACCGACTCAAGAATCACCCACCCGAGGTGTCACCGCCCTGAGACGCGAGCGGCCGCTCGGCGGAGAGTGGGCAGACCGCGTGACGAACACGTGGGCGGAACGGCGGACACGGTGGTGTCCGTCCGACGTGCCAGCGCCACCGATACCCCGAACGGTAATCGTCCACGAGTCCTCGTCGTGAGAGCGACAGGCGAGCCGTGCGCGGAACAGCGGACACGGTGGTGTTCGCGATACCTGTCTCCGGTCGCGGTCGACAGTCGACGACGCCAGTGGTTGTCGGCGCGGGCGGAGTCACCTGTTGGTTGTGCCCAACTCCGAGCGGCTCACCCGCTCGATGAACGCCTCGTACTCCGAGAGCACTGCGTCGAGAGAGAAGTCTTCCGCCCGCGTTCCCAACGCCGCAGCCGGAACGGGTGCGTCGAGCGTCCCGAGGATGGCTTCGGCGAAGGCGGCGTCGTCGCCGACGGGCGTGAGCCGGCCGTACCGTCCGTCGGCGAGGATCTCGCGTGGTCCCGACGGGCAGTCTGTCGAGACGATCGGCGTCTCACACGCGAGCGCCTCGAGGAGCACCGTGGGGAGCCCCTCGTGTTTCGACGAGAGGGCGAACACGGATGCGGCGGCCATGTAGGCGTAGGCGTTGTCGACGTAGCCGACAAACGTGACGGCGTCGTCGAGACCGAACTCCGTCGCCAGCGACTCCAGTTCCTCACGATTCGACCCGGAGCCTCCGACGACGAGTTTGACCCAGGGCCGTTCCTCGCGGACGCGCCGGAACGCCCGGAGGAGCATCGCGTGGTCCTTCGCGTCCTCGAGCCGCCCGACGGTGAATATCACGTCGCCCTCCATGAGCTCACGCGCTTCGTCGTCGAGACCCTCGCCCGCCGCGGCTCTGATCGCCTCGACGTCGATGGGGTTGTACAGCACCGACACCTGGTCGTCTGCGACTCCGGTTCCGTCGACAACACTGTCGACGACGCCTCGCGAGACGCCGACGACGTGGTCGGCCTGTGGGTAGAGCACCGAGGCGAGCCTGGCGGTCACGCGGTCGCGCAACCCCGGACGGACCCCGAAGGTGTTGTGCTCGGTGAGGACGAGGCGTGTGCCGACCCCGGCGACGGCGTCGGCGAGGACACCGACGACGTTCGCGTTCATCATCGCCGCGAACAGGACGTCGGGGCGCTCGCGGCGGAGGTACGCGCGCAGCGCCGGAATCGCGGCGAGCACGCCGACCCCCGGCACCACCGGCGTCTCCAGGTCGACGACGCTGACCGCGCTGTCGACGCGGGCGAGCAACGGGCCGGTGCCACGTGCGAGGACGAGGTCGACGCTGTACCCGCGCGCGGCGAGGCCGTTCGCGATGGTGACGGTCACTTGCTGTGCGCCCCCGAGGTTCATCGTCGGGATGAAGAAGGCGAGCCGTGGCGTCGCTCGCATCGTGGCGCTCGCAGCGCTCACCACGCCTTCGGTCTCGTGTTCGCCGTTCGTGGCGGTCGACCCGTTGGTGGCCGGTCCGCCGGTAGCCGGTCCGCTGACCGTCGCTCTGTTCGCCGTCGACCCGTCGGCTCCCTGCCGGCGCGTCGGGTCCGGACTCGCCCAGTTCGTGACGGGGCGACCGCTGGGGCCGGCGTCGCTCACAGCCCCACCACCCGGTGGAGGAGCTGTCGCCCGCGCCGTGCCGGCGCGTAGGTGTATCGCCCGCCCAACGCGGTCGCGAGGAACAGATACGCCTCGAGGTCGGTCGGGTCGAGGCGGAGCGACCGGAGGAGGAACCGTCGCGCGTCGGCGTAGTGGCCGTGCTGGACGGCGGTCCGGCCCATCTTCCCGGCCATCGCTGCCTCGAACGCTCGCCCCATCCCTCGTTCGGCGGCCAGTGGACGGAACGTCTCCATGAACAGCGGGTACGTCACGTCGCGCTTCGTCACGTAGTTCTTGGTCACCCGGTCGTCGCCTTCGAGGTGGCGCACGACGAGGGGTTCCTCGCAGGCCTCGAAGGCACACCCCAGCGACAGCCGCACGAACCACTCGCGGTCCGACCAGCTGGGGAACCGCTCGTCGGGGGACGCCACGGTGTCGAAGACGTCGGCGCGCACCATCACGCCGGAGTACTCCGAGATGGACTCACCCCGGAGAAGCGCGTCCGTCACCCAGCCGCGGAGCGTGTGGACGACTGTGTTCACCGGCCGTCCGTTCTGGCGGAGTTCGGTGCCGACGTAGACGAGACCGACGTCGTCGTCGCTCGCCTCGAAGGTGGCCACCTGGCGGGCGAGCTTCGACGGTTTCCACTCGTCGTCGTCGTCGAGGAAGGCGACGTACTCGCCCGTACAGGCGTTGATCCCGCGGTTCCGTGTCGCGTTCCCGCCCCGATTCTCCTCGTTACGGAGGTAGACGACGCGCCGGAGGCTCCGCAGGTCGACACCCTCGACGACCGGCTCTAGCGGCGTCGGCGAGCAGTCGTCGACGACGACGAGTTCGATGCTCGGGTACGTCTGTGCGGCGACGCTCTCGAGCGCTCGGCGGAGGCGGTCGGGCCGGTCGTACGTCGGGAGGACGACGCTGACGAGCGGCACGCTGGTCACGGTCGGGCCTCACGCGGGGCAGTCCGGCAGGTCGAGGGAGAATCGTGCTCGGTCATTGCGCGTTCTGAGGTGTGTGACTCAGATAGTTACCCACCCTCTACCGGCCGAATTCTGGATGTACGCCGCCCCTACCGCCGTGTTCACTCCGTACCCACGCATCAGTAGCCCACGCGCTCACGTCTCGACCGCCGGCGCGCCCGCACGGTTCCGTCGCGCTCCGAGCCACCTATACGCCTCCCGCGGCGAAGACGACGGTATGCGCCTCGCCGAACGCTCGTGGACGGACGTCGACACTGTCGAGACCGACCTGGCCGTCGTCCCCGTCGGCAGCACCGAACAGCACGGCCCGCACGGCCCGCTCGGAACCGACACGCTGACCGCCCGTGCCGTCGCCGACGCCGGTGTCGAGCGGTGTGACCGCGACGTGGTCGTCACGCCTGCCATCCCGGTCGGCGTCGCCGAGGAACACCGCCAGTTCACCGGAACGCTCTGGGTCGCTCCCGACACCTTCCGCGCGTACGTCCGCGACGTCGTCGCCAGCCTCGCCCACCACGGCTTCGACCGCGTCGTCCTCGTGAACGGCCACGGCGGCAACGTCGACGCGCTCCGAGAGGTCGCGGGGGAGATCACCCGCCACGACGAGGCGTACGCCGTCCCGTTCACGTGGTTCGACGCCGTCGGTGACGACGCCGCGGAGATGGGCCACGGCGGCCCGCTGGAGACGTCGCTCCTCCTCGCGACCCACCCCGACCTCCTGGACGAGGAGCGGTTCGCGGAGGCCCGCGACGGCGGGAGTGCGGGGTGGGGCGAGTGGGTAGAGAAAGTAAACCTCGCGTTCGACAGCGCGGAGTTCACCGACAACGGCACCGTCGGCGACCCGACCAGGGCCTCCGAGGAGTGGGGCGAGGAACTCCTCGACCGCGCCGCGACAGCACTGGCTGCGGTGCTCGACGCCGTCGCCGACCGCGAGACGAACCGGCCCGAACACAAGTGATTATCATGTCACAAGAAGTCTCCCCGTTCCCCCCACCGTGTCCTCATAAATTAGTTGGATAATGCTCCCTCCCCCCACGTGTCCTCATAAGTTAGGTGAGAGGTTCGGGGGGATTGGACGCGCGCTGGTTTTCACTCACGAATACCATCTCAAATTAATTCGCTGGATGTCACGCGCCACCCGTATTCATATTATTTAAATCTTTGCTTACACTCACTTATTACTAGTTCTCTACGAACTATTGGTTCCTTTCGGAGACATTATGCGGACATGGTGGGGGGTGAGGATATAAATAAGAACTACTATGCAGACACACTGGACGCTCCGGACACGGGGGTTTTATTAATCATCATCTTATTGATGTCAGATAATATGGACGGTGACGAACCGAGCTCGGAGAATCCTTACGGCACACTTGAAGGGAATCCGTATGAGACGTCTGTTGACATCTTCGCCGACGAACGCGTATTAAAAGAAGACTGGCAACCCGAGCAACTCCCCGAACGGAAACCAGAACTCGAGGAAATCAGGAACGCTCTCGCGCCTGCAACAAGAGGAGTTAACGCGCACAACCTCTTTCTGTACGGAAAAACTGGCCAAGGGAAAACCGTCGCAATCGACCACGAAATTGAGCTGCTCCAAGAATACGCCGATAGTCGCGACGATCTCAATCTGAGTGTCGTCAAGACGAGTGCGAACAATCAAACAACCAGCTATCAGCTCTGCGCACACCTCATCAAGGAGATTCGTGATGGGACGAAGAAACCGAGTGGAATCGATCAGCAGTCGATGTTCGATCTCCTATATCAGGAAATTAGTCGTCTTGATGACACGGTCATTATCGTCATCGACGAGATCGACGCGATTGGAAGTAACGACGAACTTCTGTATGAGCTTCCGAGAGCACGGAAAAACGGTTATATCGACGACCAATGGGTGAGTGTGATCGGGATTAGTAATAACCTTCAATTCCGTGACAATCTTTCGCCCAAAGTCAAAGATTCGCTCTACGATTCGGAGATCGAGTTCGCACCGTACAACGCAAATCAGTTGACAACAATCCTGGAGCGACGTGCAGAACGCGCATTCGTTGCCGGTGCCCTTGATACCGAGGTGATTCCACTCTGTTCAGCGTTCGCTGCCCAAGACGAAGGCAGCGCCCGTCAGGCTATCCGTCTCTTGTATAAAGCAGGTGAGTTGGCACTCAATCGTGACGATGAGCTCGTGATTGAACAACACGTACGTGAGGCTCGTGACATCCTCGAACGAAAACGGATCGAAGAAGGGATGCGAAGTCTGACAACTCAGGATCAGTTCGCACTTCTATCCGTCGTGGCACTCGAAATCGACGCAGAAACGCCAGCTCGAACGCGGCAAGTGTACCAGAAGTACAAATCAATCGTCAATCGTCTCGATGGGAACCGACTCGTTGAGCGTCGTGTCCGAGACCATCTCCAGAGTCTCGGGATGCAGGGATTCTTGTTTGCAGAAACCCGAAACACGGGGATTCAGGGTGGAGCGCACTATCGCTTCGAGTTGAAAACCGATCTCGAGGCTACACTCGACATTCTCGAGGAAGACGGTCGAATCGATGACGTCGTCGAGGATTTAATCAACATTGCGAATATGAAGAATCTGGTGTAGTTCTCTCGAATTTACAAACTGACTGATACGACTCAGTCGAGGTAGCCCATCTGCTTGAGTCGGTCGGCGACGACGTCGAAGTCCTTGCCGTCGGCTTCGTCGTCGGCGGTGAGGAACCGACGCTCGCCGGTTTCGAGAGCCGGCTCGAGGGGGACGCCGTCGTCGACCAGCGAACGTCCGTCGAGGCCGCTCGGGTCGATTCCGAGTAACGTGAGGACCGTCGGCGCGATGTCGACGACCGAGGGCGTAGAGGCGCCGAAGCCGGTCTCGGGGTCGATTTTCGGCCCCGCGGCGACGACGAGACCGGTCCAGGTGTGGCTGAACTCGTCGGTCTCGCCGAAGACACGCTCACGGACCACGTCCGACACCTTCCAGCGCATCCCCGCGGGACGGAGCAGGATGTCGGGCGCGCTCGCTTCGTTCTGGACGTCGTCGACGAGCGCGTGGCGGTCTTCGACGGCCTCGAAGACGAGCGAGCCGTCGGGCGCACGCAGCGCACGCAGGTCCGCGACCAGTTCGGCCCGGAACGCGTCGAACTCCGCCGCGGGGACGACGCCGCCGTCGTCGCGTCCGGCGACGTTACAGCGGATGCCGAGCGAGGAGAGCGAGCGGCAGTACGCCGCAGAGCCCTCGACGTCGACGTACTCGCCGGCGTCGACCACCTCGAGGAGGAGCGACTCGGGGAGCACTCGAGCGACGGCCTCGTCGAGGCCGACGCGTGCGAGGAGGCGTTCGACGCGCGTCGGAGTCAGTCCGACCCGGGAGAGCCCACCGAGGACCCCACCGACGGCACGCTCTCGGAGTGACGTCCCGTGGTCGTCCCCGTCCGCGTCGTCGTTACCGCGCATCGCGTGCTTCTCGCCCTCGTTCCAGACGTGGCGTTCTGCCGTCTCGGAGGTGACGAGGTCGCCGCGCTCGCGGAGCCAGGCGTTGAGGTAGACGACGCGGTCGTACTGGTGGATGCCGTGGTCCGAGACGAGGACGACGTGGTCGTCCGCGCCGACGAGGTCACACAGGCGCTTCACGCCGGCGTCGACGCGGCGGTAGACACGGGCGATAGCCTCCAGGTCGGTGCCGTCGGTGTGGAAGACGGCGTCGGGGGCCTGGAACTGCACCATCATGAACGACCAGTCGCGCTCGTCCGCGAGGCGTTCGGCGACGGCGACCCGGGAGTCGATGAGGCGCTCGTACTCCGCGATTCGTCCCGCCTTCGAGCCCGCGTCGCGGCCGTAGACGGTGTAGTCGTCGAGGCCGAGGTCGGCCAGCGAACGCTCCTCCCCGTCGACCATCACCGGTGCACCCTCCGGTGCGAGATAGCCAGGGACGAGCGCGCCGTCGAACGCGTGGAGTGGGTGCGTCACAGGCACGTTCACGACGACGGACGACAGCCCGTGCGCCGACAGCGTCTCCCAGAGGAACGGCGCCCGGACGTCGGCGGCGCTCACCAGTCGGGGGGCACCGTCGTCGTACGAGTGGAAGTCGTAGACGCCGTGGCGCCACGGCTCGACGCCCGTGACGACGGAGGGCCACGCCGACGGGGTCCACGGTGGGAACGTCGTGTCGAGGTCGCGGGCCACGCCCTCGTCGATGAGCGCCCGGATGGCCGGCAGCTCACCCCGGTCGAACAGCGGGTCGAGCTGCTCGAAGCACGCGGCGTCGATCCCGATGAGAAGAACCTTGCCCTGAGTCATTACCCCTCGAACGACCGATTCCGGCATTAACATGGGCCGCCTAAACCGCCTCTCGTCGCTCGCGTGTCGGGTAGGCGAGCCCTACTCCCTCCTCCGAACTGACTTCGCCCCGCCTCACGCCGTGAGGCCCGCGCCCTCGACGAAGCGGTCGAGGTCGGCGCGGGTGTTGAACGCGTGGACCGAGACACGGACGCAGTCGATACTCGGGATGACGCGAACCTTCACACCCTGCTCGTCGAGACGCTCGACGGTCCCCTCGGGGTCGTCCACTTCGACGGTCACCAGCCCGGAGTGGAACGACGGGGGGCTCAACAGCTTCTCGTCGGGGATGCGAGACTTGAGGTAGCCGGTGAGCGCCGCGATGCGCTCCATTCGGACGTCGACGCCGTCCGCCTGCGCGCGCTCGATGGCCTCGACCAGTCCCGCGTAGGGGGCCGGGTTCGTCGTCGCGACTTCGAGTCGCTGGGCACCGGGTTTGTACTCGTAGTCCGCGGTGTTGGCGTCCTCGACGCTCCGGTAGCCGATCTGCCGGGGGGTGAGCCAGTCTTCGGCCCCCTCGCGGACGTAGAGGAAGCCGGCCCCCCACGGGCCCAGAAGCCACTTGTGACCCGCGGCCGCGACGAAGTCCGCTCCCCACGACTCGACGTCGACAGGCCGCGCCCCGACGGCCTGGACCGCGTCGACGAGGACGCGCGCCCCGACGTCGTGCGCCAGTTCGGTCACCGCCTCGACGGGGAGCCGACAGCCGTACGCCCACTCCGTCGCCGACAGCGAGACGAGGCGGACGTCCTCGTCTACGACGTCGGCCACGTCGTCGGGGTCCAGTCGCCCCCTGTCGGTCTCGACGATGCGGACCTCGACCCCGTGGAGGTCCGCCAGCCGACGCCACGGCAACTCGCCCGCGCTGTGTTCGACGTCGGTCGTGACGATGACGTCGCCGGCCTCCCACTCGCTGGCGCAGGCGATGCGGTTGATGCCGTCCGTGGTCGACTGCGTGAGGGCGACCTCGGACTCGTCCGCCCCGAGGAGGCCGGCCGCGGCCCTCCGCGCCTCGTCGTACACCTCGAACGCGTACGTGTACATCCCCTCCTCGGTGGGGGCGCGATACCCCTGCTCTGTGACGCACGACTGGACGGCCTCGGCTACTGGCCGGGGCAGCGGGGCGCTCGCTCCAGTGTTCAGGTAGACGACCTCTTCGAGCGCGGGAATCGACGCGCGGAGTTCGTTCGGGTTCATCTGCCTCACCGTTG encodes the following:
- a CDS encoding orc1/cdc6 family replication initiation protein, which codes for MALFERDHDIYRDRDALREDYQPEELVGRDEELRTYQGALQPVINGEQPNNVFLYGKTGVGKTAATRYLLEHLKLDVAEYDDIDLTVVFSNCDGLTSSYQVATRLVNEFRSETNQISTTGYPLGAVYEMLWDELDDCGGTVLVVLDEIDHIDDDSILYQLPRARANDKVAEAKIGLIGISNDFSFRDDLSPKVKSSLCEQEIHFPAYNATNLRAILQQRADVAFHDGVLDDEVIPLCAAYGAKDAGDARQSIDLLMKAGDLARDEDTERVTAEHVRRGRRALERGRIKEGITGLTEHGHLVLYALLTLDLEGEAPIRSRDVRPRYTRFAELANRDPLVPRRMRDHLSELAMLGIVSVTERNEGRRGGTYREYALDMDVELLLSAMAETVELVGMHDSIEEHVDDPPVSATLDDFE
- a CDS encoding glycosyltransferase, producing MSDAGPSGRPVTNWASPDPTRRQGADGSTANRATVSGPATGGPATNGSTATNGEHETEGVVSAASATMRATPRLAFFIPTMNLGGAQQVTVTIANGLAARGYSVDLVLARGTGPLLARVDSAVSVVDLETPVVPGVGVLAAIPALRAYLRRERPDVLFAAMMNANVVGVLADAVAGVGTRLVLTEHNTFGVRPGLRDRVTARLASVLYPQADHVVGVSRGVVDSVVDGTGVADDQVSVLYNPIDVEAIRAAAGEGLDDEARELMEGDVIFTVGRLEDAKDHAMLLRAFRRVREERPWVKLVVGGSGSNREELESLATEFGLDDAVTFVGYVDNAYAYMAAASVFALSSKHEGLPTVLLEALACETPIVSTDCPSGPREILADGRYGRLTPVGDDAAFAEAILGTLDAPVPAAALGTRAEDFSLDAVLSEYEAFIERVSRSELGTTNR
- a CDS encoding glycosyltransferase family 2 protein; the protein is MTSVPLVSVVLPTYDRPDRLRRALESVAAQTYPSIELVVVDDCSPTPLEPVVEGVDLRSLRRVVYLRNEENRGGNATRNRGINACTGEYVAFLDDDDEWKPSKLARQVATFEASDDDVGLVYVGTELRQNGRPVNTVVHTLRGWVTDALLRGESISEYSGVMVRADVFDTVASPDERFPSWSDREWFVRLSLGCAFEACEEPLVVRHLEGDDRVTKNYVTKRDVTYPLFMETFRPLAAERGMGRAFEAAMAGKMGRTAVQHGHYADARRFLLRSLRLDPTDLEAYLFLATALGGRYTYAPARRGRQLLHRVVGL
- a CDS encoding creatininase family protein, with amino-acid sequence MRLAERSWTDVDTVETDLAVVPVGSTEQHGPHGPLGTDTLTARAVADAGVERCDRDVVVTPAIPVGVAEEHRQFTGTLWVAPDTFRAYVRDVVASLAHHGFDRVVLVNGHGGNVDALREVAGEITRHDEAYAVPFTWFDAVGDDAAEMGHGGPLETSLLLATHPDLLDEERFAEARDGGSAGWGEWVEKVNLAFDSAEFTDNGTVGDPTRASEEWGEELLDRAATALAAVLDAVADRETNRPEHK
- a CDS encoding Cdc6/Cdc18 family protein, which encodes MDGDEPSSENPYGTLEGNPYETSVDIFADERVLKEDWQPEQLPERKPELEEIRNALAPATRGVNAHNLFLYGKTGQGKTVAIDHEIELLQEYADSRDDLNLSVVKTSANNQTTSYQLCAHLIKEIRDGTKKPSGIDQQSMFDLLYQEISRLDDTVIIVIDEIDAIGSNDELLYELPRARKNGYIDDQWVSVIGISNNLQFRDNLSPKVKDSLYDSEIEFAPYNANQLTTILERRAERAFVAGALDTEVIPLCSAFAAQDEGSARQAIRLLYKAGELALNRDDELVIEQHVREARDILERKRIEEGMRSLTTQDQFALLSVVALEIDAETPARTRQVYQKYKSIVNRLDGNRLVERRVRDHLQSLGMQGFLFAETRNTGIQGGAHYRFELKTDLEATLDILEEDGRIDDVVEDLINIANMKNLV
- a CDS encoding alkaline phosphatase family protein yields the protein MTQGKVLLIGIDAACFEQLDPLFDRGELPAIRALIDEGVARDLDTTFPPWTPSAWPSVVTGVEPWRHGVYDFHSYDDGAPRLVSAADVRAPFLWETLSAHGLSSVVVNVPVTHPLHAFDGALVPGYLAPEGAPVMVDGEERSLADLGLDDYTVYGRDAGSKAGRIAEYERLIDSRVAVAERLADERDWSFMMVQFQAPDAVFHTDGTDLEAIARVYRRVDAGVKRLCDLVGADDHVVLVSDHGIHQYDRVVYLNAWLRERGDLVTSETAERHVWNEGEKHAMRGNDDADGDDHGTSLRERAVGGVLGGLSRVGLTPTRVERLLARVGLDEAVARVLPESLLLEVVDAGEYVDVEGSAAYCRSLSSLGIRCNVAGRDDGGVVPAAEFDAFRAELVADLRALRAPDGSLVFEAVEDRHALVDDVQNEASAPDILLRPAGMRWKVSDVVRERVFGETDEFSHTWTGLVVAAGPKIDPETGFGASTPSVVDIAPTVLTLLGIDPSGLDGRSLVDDGVPLEPALETGERRFLTADDEADGKDFDVVADRLKQMGYLD
- a CDS encoding aminotransferase class V-fold PLP-dependent enzyme, whose translation is MNPNELRASIPALEEVVYLNTGASAPLPRPVAEAVQSCVTEQGYRAPTEEGMYTYAFEVYDEARRAAAGLLGADESEVALTQSTTDGINRIACASEWEAGDVIVTTDVEHSAGELPWRRLADLHGVEVRIVETDRGRLDPDDVADVVDEDVRLVSLSATEWAYGCRLPVEAVTELAHDVGARVLVDAVQAVGARPVDVESWGADFVAAAGHKWLLGPWGAGFLYVREGAEDWLTPRQIGYRSVEDANTADYEYKPGAQRLEVATTNPAPYAGLVEAIERAQADGVDVRMERIAALTGYLKSRIPDEKLLSPPSFHSGLVTVEVDDPEGTVERLDEQGVKVRVIPSIDCVRVSVHAFNTRADLDRFVEGAGLTA